In one Salipiger abyssi genomic region, the following are encoded:
- the rplL gene encoding 50S ribosomal protein L7/L12 — protein MADLKALAEQIVGLTLLEAQELKTILKDEYGIEPAAGGAVMMAGPAAGGEAAAEEEKTEFDVILKSAGDKKINVIKEVRGITGLGLKEAKELVEAGGKAVKEGVSKDEAEEIKKKLEEAGAEIELK, from the coding sequence ATGGCTGATCTTAAAGCACTTGCAGAGCAAATCGTCGGTCTGACGCTGCTCGAAGCCCAGGAACTGAAAACCATCCTCAAAGACGAGTACGGCATCGAGCCCGCCGCTGGCGGCGCGGTCATGATGGCTGGCCCGGCAGCCGGTGGCGAAGCCGCCGCTGAAGAGGAAAAAACCGAATTCGACGTGATCCTCAAGTCGGCTGGCGACAAGAAGATCAACGTGATCAAGGAAGTCCGCGGCATCACCGGCCTGGGCCTGAAAGAAGCCAAAGAGCTGGTGGAAGCCGGCGGCAAGGCTGTCAAAGAAGGCGTCTCCAAGGACGAAGCCGAAGAGATCAAGAAAAAGCTCGAAGAAGCAGGCGCGGAAATCGAGCTCAAGTAA
- the rplJ gene encoding 50S ribosomal protein L10, which produces MDRAQKEKVVEELGQIFESSGVVVVSRYEGLTVAEMTDLRARASAAETSVRVAKNRLAKIALEGTPSESIAQYLEGMTVLTFSEDPVAAAKVVEDFAKDNKKFEILGGTMGGAALDRAGVEAVSKMPSREELIASIAGCIGAPASNIAGAIGAPASNIASILSTIEEKAEAA; this is translated from the coding sequence GTGGATAGAGCCCAGAAAGAGAAAGTGGTCGAGGAACTCGGCCAGATCTTCGAAAGCTCTGGCGTCGTGGTGGTATCCCGCTACGAGGGTCTCACGGTTGCCGAGATGACGGACCTGCGGGCGCGCGCGAGCGCGGCCGAGACTTCGGTTCGCGTCGCCAAGAACAGGCTCGCCAAGATCGCCCTTGAGGGAACGCCGAGCGAGAGCATCGCGCAATATCTCGAGGGCATGACCGTTCTCACCTTCTCCGAAGACCCCGTGGCAGCCGCCAAGGTGGTCGAGGATTTCGCCAAGGACAACAAGAAGTTCGAAATCCTTGGCGGGACGATGGGTGGTGCGGCTCTGGACCGGGCCGGTGTCGAGGCCGTGTCGAAAATGCCGTCGCGCGAGGAGCTCATCGCTTCCATCGCCGGCTGTATCGGCGCACCCGCTTCGAACATCGCCGGTGCGATTGGCGCCCCTGCTTCGAACATCGCCTCCATCCTTTCCACCATCGAGGAAAAGGCCGAGGCGGCGTAA
- the rplA gene encoding 50S ribosomal protein L1 — protein sequence MAKLGKRTRAVREAFVGKENLTVEEAVALVKSSASAKFDETVEIAMNLGVDTRHADQMVRGVIGLPNGTGKTMRVAVFARGPKAEEAQAAGADIVGAEDLMETIQGGTIEFDRCIATPDMMPIVGRLGKVLGPRNLMPNPKVGTVTMDVAQAVKDAKGGQVQFRAEKGGVVHAGVGKASFDEAKLVENVRAFVSAVAKAKPAGAKGTYMQKISLSSTMGPGVTVDVANAATE from the coding sequence ATGGCAAAGCTCGGAAAACGTACCCGCGCCGTCCGCGAAGCCTTTGTCGGCAAGGAAAACCTGACCGTCGAGGAAGCCGTTGCGCTCGTCAAGTCGTCGGCCAGCGCCAAGTTCGACGAAACCGTAGAGATCGCGATGAACCTGGGTGTCGACACCCGTCACGCCGACCAGATGGTCCGTGGCGTGATCGGCCTGCCGAACGGCACCGGCAAGACCATGCGCGTCGCCGTGTTCGCCCGTGGCCCGAAGGCCGAGGAAGCTCAGGCCGCAGGGGCCGACATCGTGGGCGCCGAAGACCTGATGGAAACCATCCAGGGCGGCACCATCGAGTTCGACCGCTGCATCGCGACCCCGGACATGATGCCGATCGTCGGTCGTCTGGGCAAAGTGCTCGGCCCGCGCAACCTGATGCCGAACCCCAAGGTCGGCACGGTGACCATGGATGTCGCTCAGGCCGTCAAGGACGCCAAGGGCGGTCAGGTCCAGTTCCGCGCTGAAAAGGGCGGTGTGGTCCATGCCGGCGTCGGCAAAGCCTCCTTCGACGAAGCCAAGCTGGTCGAGAACGTCCGCGCCTTCGTCAGCGCGGTTGCCAAGGCCAAGCCGGCTGGCGCCAAGGGCACCTATATGCAGAAGATCTCGCTCAGCTCCACCATGGGCCCGGGCGTGACTGTCGACGTGGCCAACGCCGCGACCGAGTGA
- the rplK gene encoding 50S ribosomal protein L11: MAKKLAGKMKLQIPAGKANPSPPVGPALGQRGINIMEFCKAFNAKTQEMEPGAPCPTVITYYQDKSFTMDIKTPPASYYLKKAAGLKPVGKRNRPRGAENPGRETVATVTTKQVREIAEAKMKDLSANDVEAAMQIILGSAKSMGIEVK; encoded by the coding sequence ATGGCCAAGAAGCTCGCCGGCAAGATGAAGCTGCAGATCCCTGCAGGCAAAGCCAACCCCTCGCCGCCCGTGGGCCCCGCCCTGGGTCAGCGCGGCATCAACATCATGGAATTCTGCAAGGCGTTCAACGCCAAGACGCAGGAAATGGAGCCCGGCGCGCCGTGCCCGACCGTGATCACCTACTATCAGGACAAGTCCTTCACCATGGACATCAAGACGCCGCCCGCGTCTTACTACCTGAAGAAGGCTGCCGGTCTGAAGCCCGTGGGCAAGCGGAACCGCCCGCGCGGTGCTGAGAACCCCGGTCGCGAGACCGTTGCCACCGTGACCACCAAGCAGGTGCGCGAGATCGCCGAGGCCAAGATGAAGGACCTCAGCGCGAACGACGTCGAAGCGGCAATGCAGATCATCCTTGGCTCCGCCAAGTCCATGGGCATCGAGGTGAAGTAA
- a CDS encoding winged helix-turn-helix domain-containing protein, with protein sequence MAAPAPLRIANVDARRLWLASHGLSAAPSGADALRVIRDLGFVQLDTIQVVSRAHHHILWSRAQSYREPMLDRLLRKRQVFEHFTHDASVLPMEMLPLWRRQFDRMKQKVGGSWYVGIASEELTQEILTRIREEGPLCTRDFDTVVEKRAMWQRPPHKKALDYLWYAGVLATCHREGVVKYYDLAERIFPEVELLSDEAQIDGLCDAALDRLGFGTLGELRKFWDATEVAEVAAWSERRQPLPVEIEGADGRWTKAVACPDIEERLEAAPAPGGRLRLLNPFDPAIRDRVRLKRLFGFDYTVEMFVPEAKRQWGYYIYPLLEGDRFVGRIEAKGDRKTGLLSVTNLWWEAGVRPSKAREARLDAELARFARLACLAEVRRG encoded by the coding sequence ATGGCTGCCCCCGCTCCCCTCCGTATCGCCAATGTTGATGCCCGCCGGCTCTGGCTCGCCTCTCACGGGCTGAGCGCCGCGCCCTCCGGCGCCGATGCGCTGCGGGTCATTCGCGATCTGGGCTTCGTGCAGCTCGACACGATCCAGGTGGTCTCGCGCGCGCATCATCATATCCTGTGGTCGCGGGCGCAGTCCTATCGCGAGCCGATGCTCGACAGGCTGCTGCGCAAGCGGCAGGTCTTCGAGCATTTCACCCATGATGCCTCCGTCCTGCCGATGGAGATGCTGCCGCTCTGGCGCCGGCAATTCGACCGGATGAAGCAAAAGGTCGGCGGGTCGTGGTATGTGGGCATCGCCTCGGAGGAGCTGACGCAGGAGATCCTGACCCGCATCCGCGAGGAGGGGCCGCTCTGCACCCGCGATTTCGACACGGTGGTGGAAAAGCGCGCCATGTGGCAGCGCCCGCCGCACAAGAAGGCGCTCGACTATCTCTGGTATGCCGGGGTGCTTGCGACCTGTCATCGCGAGGGGGTCGTCAAGTATTACGACCTTGCGGAGCGGATCTTTCCCGAGGTCGAGCTGCTGTCCGACGAGGCGCAGATCGACGGGCTGTGCGACGCGGCGCTGGATCGCCTGGGCTTTGGCACGCTGGGCGAGCTGCGCAAGTTCTGGGATGCCACCGAGGTTGCCGAGGTGGCGGCCTGGTCTGAGCGCCGCCAGCCGCTGCCGGTCGAGATCGAGGGCGCCGATGGCCGCTGGACCAAGGCTGTGGCCTGCCCCGACATCGAAGAGCGTCTGGAGGCTGCGCCCGCGCCCGGCGGGCGGCTGCGCCTGCTGAACCCGTTCGATCCGGCGATCCGCGATCGGGTGCGTTTGAAACGCCTGTTCGGCTTCGACTACACGGTCGAGATGTTCGTGCCGGAGGCGAAGCGGCAATGGGGCTATTACATCTATCCGCTGCTCGAAGGGGATCGTTTCGTCGGGCGGATCGAGGCCAAGGGCGACCGCAAGACCGGGCTGCTGAGCGTGACCAATCTCTGGTGGGAGGCGGGGGTGCGCCCCTCCAAGGCGCGCGAGGCGCGGCTCGATGCCGAGCTGGCGCGGTTCGCAAGGCTTGCCTGTCTGGCAGAGGTGCGCCGGGGCTGA
- the nusG gene encoding transcription termination/antitermination protein NusG yields MAKRWYSVSVLSNFEKKIAEQIRQSVEEQGLEDQIDEVLVPTEEVIEVRRGKKVATERRFMPGYVLVHMEMSDQGYHLVNSINRVTGFLGPQGRPMPMRDAEVEAILGRVQESDEAPRTLIHFEVGEKVKVNDGPFEGFDGMIESVDDDNQRLRVAVSIFGRETPVELEYTQVSKE; encoded by the coding sequence ATGGCAAAGCGGTGGTACTCGGTCAGCGTTCTGTCGAACTTCGAGAAGAAGATCGCGGAACAGATCCGGCAGTCTGTCGAAGAGCAGGGGCTGGAAGACCAGATCGACGAGGTTCTGGTGCCCACCGAGGAAGTGATCGAGGTGCGCCGTGGCAAGAAGGTCGCCACCGAGCGCCGCTTCATGCCCGGTTATGTGCTGGTCCATATGGAGATGTCGGATCAGGGCTATCACCTGGTCAACTCGATCAACCGGGTGACCGGGTTCCTCGGTCCGCAGGGGCGCCCGATGCCGATGCGCGATGCCGAGGTCGAGGCGATTCTGGGCCGTGTGCAGGAAAGCGACGAGGCGCCGCGCACGCTCATCCATTTCGAGGTGGGCGAGAAGGTCAAGGTCAACGACGGCCCGTTCGAGGGCTTCGACGGCATGATCGAGAGCGTCGACGACGACAATCAGCGCCTGCGTGTGGCGGTGTCGATCTTCGGCCGGGAAACCCCGGTCGAGCTGGAATACACACAGGTCTCGAAAGAGTAA
- the secE gene encoding preprotein translocase subunit SecE: protein MANPIQFIQQTRAEIGKIVWPTRREVMLTTVTVFIMAALTAAFFALVDILIRGGLQGLLSMFG, encoded by the coding sequence ATGGCCAATCCCATCCAGTTCATCCAGCAGACCCGGGCCGAGATCGGCAAGATCGTCTGGCCCACGCGCCGCGAAGTGATGCTCACCACGGTCACCGTCTTTATCATGGCGGCGCTCACCGCGGCCTTCTTTGCGCTGGTCGATATCCTGATCCGCGGCGGCCTTCAGGGGCTGCTGTCGATGTTCGGCTAG
- a CDS encoding zinc transporter ZntB yields the protein MQELAPRFDDVIQTGFALNGDGRGKALSPGEAPALLRGEELGWVHLRAHHPDTPAWIVENLSYLDPTIIDALVAEETRPRVTRVGEGLIVILRGINTVAGEDPEDMVSVRLWIDPRRIVSLSRRPVRAIEDIAAELAAGHGPDDCAGFLVALVERLTYRIESFWTGIDDEADDLEEAVLDGAEKELRGQLVELRRRAIILRRYLQPQRDALRGLQAAHPGWLEPDDLRHLAEELDALERVVEDADAMRERMALVRDELTGQQSERLNRNMYMISILSALFLPLGFLTGLFGINLAGMPGAAHPGAFWIFVGGLAVVVTLQLAILRRLRWI from the coding sequence ATGCAGGAGCTGGCCCCCCGTTTCGACGATGTGATTCAGACCGGTTTCGCGCTGAACGGCGACGGGCGCGGCAAGGCGCTGAGCCCGGGTGAGGCGCCGGCGCTGCTGCGCGGCGAAGAGCTGGGTTGGGTGCATCTGCGCGCCCACCATCCGGACACGCCGGCCTGGATCGTGGAAAACCTGTCCTATCTCGATCCCACGATCATCGACGCTCTGGTTGCCGAGGAAACCCGCCCGCGCGTCACCCGGGTGGGCGAAGGGCTGATCGTGATCCTGCGCGGCATCAACACGGTGGCGGGCGAGGATCCCGAGGACATGGTCTCGGTGCGGCTCTGGATCGACCCGCGCCGCATCGTCAGCCTGTCGCGCCGCCCGGTGCGCGCGATCGAGGATATCGCGGCGGAACTGGCGGCGGGCCATGGGCCGGACGATTGCGCGGGCTTCCTGGTCGCGCTGGTGGAGCGGCTGACCTATCGGATCGAGTCTTTCTGGACGGGCATCGACGACGAGGCCGACGACCTGGAGGAGGCGGTTCTTGACGGTGCGGAGAAAGAGCTGCGCGGCCAGCTTGTCGAACTCCGCCGCCGGGCGATCATCCTGCGGCGCTATCTGCAACCCCAGCGCGATGCGCTGCGCGGTCTTCAGGCGGCGCACCCGGGCTGGCTGGAGCCGGACGACCTGCGCCATCTCGCCGAGGAGCTGGATGCGCTGGAACGGGTGGTGGAGGATGCCGACGCGATGCGCGAGCGCATGGCGCTGGTACGCGACGAGCTGACGGGCCAGCAATCGGAGCGGCTGAACCGCAATATGTACATGATCTCGATTCTCTCGGCGCTGTTTCTGCCGCTGGGCTTCCTCACTGGTTTGTTCGGAATCAACCTGGCCGGCATGCCCGGCGCGGCGCATCCCGGGGCGTTCTGGATCTTTGTTGGCGGTCTTGCGGTGGTGGTCACACTGCAACTCGCGATCCTGCGGCGATTGCGCTGGATTTGA